From one Caldichromatium japonicum genomic stretch:
- a CDS encoding acetate/propionate family kinase: MKILVLNSGSSSIKYRLFRVEDWLVLAGGIVGRIGEPQGEFRFNWTDAVGLARTIQADEPIPSHQEGLGRLIYALRAQGLLAEVAEIAAIGHRVVHGGDHFSAPALIDERVIAAIESCVPLAPLHNPGHLAGIAAARAAFPSVPQVAVFDTAFHQTMPPESFRYAIPEWLYTQHAIRRYGFHGTSHQYVARRAAGLLGKPLERCNLITLHLGNGASAAAIRAGRCVDTSMGLTPLEGLVMGTRGGDVDPGVIIHLVRHLGLDIEAIDQLLNRQSGLLGLCGANDMREILERVETGDDRAELALAVTCQRLKKYVGAYLAELGRVDAIVFTGGIGENAARVRACACADLGHLGIVLDGSLNALPSKEERCISAQASPIVVLVIPTDEELEIAQQTWRLVLPHGN; encoded by the coding sequence ATGAAGATACTGGTCCTTAATTCAGGGAGCTCATCGATCAAATATCGGCTCTTTCGGGTCGAGGATTGGTTGGTCCTAGCCGGCGGGATTGTGGGGCGGATCGGCGAGCCTCAAGGCGAGTTTCGCTTCAACTGGACCGATGCCGTTGGTCTTGCCCGCACCATTCAGGCTGACGAACCCATACCCAGCCATCAGGAAGGGCTCGGCCGTTTGATCTACGCCCTGCGCGCCCAGGGACTGCTCGCTGAGGTCGCAGAGATCGCAGCCATCGGGCATCGTGTCGTTCATGGAGGAGACCATTTCAGCGCCCCTGCCTTGATCGATGAGCGGGTGATCGCTGCCATCGAATCTTGCGTACCGCTCGCACCCTTGCATAATCCCGGGCATTTGGCAGGTATCGCCGCTGCCCGCGCCGCCTTCCCCAGCGTGCCTCAGGTGGCGGTCTTTGATACCGCTTTCCATCAGACCATGCCGCCTGAATCCTTCCGCTATGCCATCCCCGAATGGCTCTATACCCAGCATGCTATCCGGCGTTATGGATTTCATGGCACATCCCATCAATATGTCGCCCGGCGTGCTGCCGGGCTGCTCGGCAAACCGCTGGAGCGGTGCAACCTGATCACCTTGCATCTAGGTAATGGTGCAAGCGCCGCCGCCATCCGCGCCGGGCGGTGCGTCGATACCTCAATGGGCCTCACCCCCCTGGAAGGGCTGGTCATGGGCACCCGCGGCGGAGATGTGGACCCCGGCGTCATCATCCATTTGGTGCGGCATCTGGGTCTGGACATCGAGGCCATCGACCAGCTCCTCAACCGGCAAAGCGGTCTCTTGGGACTCTGCGGCGCCAACGACATGCGCGAGATCCTCGAACGCGTCGAGACAGGCGATGACCGCGCTGAGCTGGCGCTAGCCGTGACCTGTCAACGTCTCAAGAAATATGTCGGTGCCTATCTGGCTGAACTTGGCCGGGTCGATGCTATCGTTTTTACCGGCGGGATCGGTGAGAATGCGGCAAGGGTTCGCGCCTGCGCCTGTGCCGATCTCGGGCATTTGGGGATAGTGCTCGATGGCTCGCTCAATGCCCTGCCCTCCAAAGAGGAACGCTGCATCAGTGCGCAGGCATCTCCGATTGTCGTCTTGGTGATTCCCACTGACGAGGAGCTTGAGATCGCCCAGCAGACCTGGCGCCTGGTCTTGCCGCATGGCAACTGA
- a CDS encoding OmpA family protein — translation MPEPTPVSSSSPFWKLIALALLLSLIGIYALYSWYDNRLQAQIAEKDALLVQQSSRIKEAEAKRLAAEEALQASRAEIDQLRAEFQAERQSLNDQIRLLEEARMGLGQDLEGIKAAHTKALAEERRKTAEAIAERDRLQAELTAAHQRVEQLQADLRRVTQLVAETAEGHRKRIAELERHLNERISLARTIPEDAELLRTLQQLGLTSTPAAQTAESQALAAELESARAELAQLHQEYLALRSQFEETQNALEQERAALALQNQQSESRDVQERAKLERIAHLESELAAVQQAHAELQKAQTSMQETLAEREQRIAQLQAELEIVRAAPDQAEALAAAESRIRELEALHAQSLQEQTDLQQALETTRARLTELESTLQEKETQARAPSDLQALAEAQARIETLNTELGEARARLSALEAELAVKGQQAQAAGDAAGALKRLRTLIADLARLQATFTEQGLLVRFAESELRFAPGRTELPAGELPNLDCLAELLKTYPELKARIEGHTDSSGNPSLNQTLSQGRAEAVRAALIARGIDPERLSAQGLGPSRPLAANATAEGRAKNRRVEIYLIE, via the coding sequence ATGCCTGAACCCACTCCTGTGTCATCGAGTAGTCCCTTTTGGAAACTGATTGCGCTAGCGCTGTTGCTGTCGCTGATCGGCATCTATGCCTTGTATAGCTGGTATGACAATCGGCTTCAGGCCCAGATCGCGGAAAAGGATGCCTTGCTCGTCCAACAAAGCAGTCGGATCAAGGAGGCCGAGGCCAAGCGCCTGGCGGCTGAAGAGGCGCTCCAGGCCAGCCGCGCCGAGATTGATCAGCTTCGGGCCGAGTTTCAAGCCGAACGCCAGAGCCTCAATGATCAGATTCGGCTGCTCGAAGAGGCCAGGATGGGGCTGGGTCAGGATCTCGAAGGGATCAAGGCCGCCCATACCAAGGCACTCGCTGAGGAGCGGCGCAAGACTGCTGAGGCTATCGCCGAACGCGACCGGCTGCAAGCCGAACTGACCGCTGCCCACCAGCGGGTCGAGCAGCTCCAGGCGGATTTGAGGCGGGTTACCCAGTTAGTCGCCGAGACCGCTGAGGGCCACCGTAAACGGATCGCCGAGCTCGAGCGTCATCTCAATGAACGGATCAGCCTGGCGCGCACCATCCCTGAGGATGCCGAGTTATTACGCACCCTCCAGCAGCTCGGACTGACCAGTACCCCTGCCGCGCAGACCGCTGAGTCCCAGGCGCTCGCCGCCGAGCTTGAATCGGCCCGCGCCGAGCTTGCCCAGCTCCATCAGGAATATCTGGCATTGCGCAGCCAGTTCGAAGAAACCCAAAACGCCTTGGAGCAGGAGCGGGCGGCACTCGCGCTTCAGAACCAACAGTCTGAGTCTCGGGATGTACAGGAGCGCGCTAAACTCGAGCGGATCGCCCACCTTGAATCCGAGCTCGCCGCCGTGCAGCAGGCCCATGCCGAACTGCAGAAGGCGCAGACATCCATGCAAGAGACTCTGGCCGAGCGCGAACAGCGGATCGCCCAATTGCAGGCCGAACTGGAGATAGTGCGTGCCGCGCCCGATCAAGCCGAGGCGCTGGCCGCCGCCGAATCCCGTATCCGCGAGCTCGAGGCGCTGCATGCTCAGTCGTTACAAGAACAGACGGACCTGCAACAAGCGCTGGAGACGACGCGCGCCCGTTTGACCGAGCTTGAGTCCACATTGCAGGAGAAGGAGACGCAGGCCAGGGCCCCGTCTGATCTCCAGGCACTTGCTGAGGCGCAAGCCCGCATCGAGACCTTGAATACTGAGCTTGGGGAAGCCCGCGCCCGCCTGTCCGCGCTTGAGGCCGAACTGGCGGTCAAGGGGCAACAGGCGCAGGCAGCAGGCGATGCTGCTGGCGCACTCAAGCGCCTGCGCACCCTGATCGCCGATCTTGCCCGACTCCAAGCCACCTTTACCGAACAGGGTCTATTGGTACGGTTCGCCGAATCGGAACTGCGTTTCGCACCTGGACGCACCGAGCTACCGGCAGGGGAACTGCCCAATCTTGACTGCTTGGCTGAACTGCTCAAGACCTATCCCGAGTTGAAGGCGCGTATCGAGGGACACACCGACAGCTCAGGCAACCCCAGTCTCAACCAGACGCTCTCCCAAGGGCGTGCTGAGGCGGTGCGAGCCGCACTCATCGCCCGCGGCATCGACCCTGAGCGCCTCAGCGCCCAGGGCCTGGGTCCGAGCCGACCGCTTGCCGCCAATGCCACCGCTGAAGGCCGGGCCAAGAATCGGCGGGTGGAGATCTATCTTATCGAGTGA